Proteins from one Mesoplodon densirostris isolate mMesDen1 chromosome 1, mMesDen1 primary haplotype, whole genome shotgun sequence genomic window:
- the NSMCE4A gene encoding non-structural maintenance of chromosomes element 4 homolog A: protein MSGDGSGRRSEGRGRGRDAHRDRTCSRSRSRSPLSPVSRRGAAPERREAPERPSLEETEPSDSGDEMMDAASLEAETDHGLCRQIRHQYRALINSVQQNREDILNASDKLTEVLEEANTLFNGVSRAREAVLDAHFLVLASDLGKEKAKQLRSDLNSFDMLRYVETLLTHMGVNPLEAEELIRDEDSSDFELIVYDSWKISGKTAENTFNKTHTFHFLLGSIQGECPVPKPRTDRSRKVRVIEEQQAMPDELKRMEESHQEATEKEVERILGLLQTYFEKDPDTPMSFFDFVVDPQSFARTVENIFHVSFIIRDGFARIRLDQDRLPIIEPVNNEESGGIDQNTQIRNQGIIALSYRDWEEIVKTFEISEPMITSSQSRQRLSA, encoded by the exons ATGTCTGGGGACGGCAGCGGCCGCCGGTCCgagggccggggccggggccgcgaCGCGCACCGGGATCGCACCTGCTCCCGCTCCCGCTCGCGGTCCCCGCTGTCTCCCGTGTCCCGCCGCGGCGCCGCGCCCGAGCGCAGGGAGGCCCCGGAGCGCCCGAGCTTGGAGGAGACGGAGCCGTCGGATTCCGGGGACGAGATGATGGACGCGGCGAGCTTGGAGGCGGAGACCGACCATGGCCTGTGCCGCCAGATCCGCCATCAGTACCGGGCGCTCATCAACTCGGTCCAAC aaaaccgGGAGGATATATTGAATGCCAGCGACAAGTTAACAGAGGTCCTTGAAGAGGCCAACACCCTGTTTAATGGAG TGTCCCGAGCACGAGAAGCAGTCCTAGACGCCCACTTTCTTGTTTTGGCTTCAGATTTGGGCAAAGAGAAGGCAAAGCAGCTGCGTTCTGATCTGAACTCGTTTGATATGTTAAGATATGTTGAAACTCTA CTGACACATATGGGTGTAAATCCGCTAGAAGCTGAAGAACTCATCCGTGATGAAGATAGTTCTGATTTTGAATTGATAGTCTATGACTCCTGGAAAATATCAGGCAAAACAGCAGAAAACACCTTTAATAAAACCCATACATTCCACTTTCt GTTGGGTTCAATACAAGGAGAGTGCCCTGTGCCAAAGCCACGAACCGATCGTTCAAGGAAAGTTCGTGTGATAGAAGAGCAGCAGGCAATGCCTGACGAG ttaaaaagaatggaagaatCTCATCAAGAAGCaacagaaaaagaagtagaaagaatCTTGGGATTGTTgcaaacatattttgaaaaagatC CTGATACTCCGATGTCCTTCTTTGACTTTGTGGTTGATCCACAGTCTTTTGCCCGAACAGTGGAAAACatctttcatgtttcttttattataagG GATGGGTTTGCAAGAATAAGACTTGACCAAGACCGACTGCCAATAATAG AGCCTGTTAATAACGAAGAAAGTGGAGGAATTGACCAAAACACCCAAATTAGGAATCAGGGAATCATAGCTTTGAGTTACCGTGACTGGGAG GAGATTGTGAAGACCTTTGAGATCTCAGAGCCTATGATTACTTCAAGTCAAAGCCGGCAGAGGCTAAGTGCTTGA